Proteins from a single region of Oncorhynchus masou masou isolate Uvic2021 unplaced genomic scaffold, UVic_Omas_1.1 unplaced_scaffold_1___fragment_2___debris, whole genome shotgun sequence:
- the LOC135538643 gene encoding trafficking protein particle complex subunit 12-like, protein MDNNETPAQRPVTLDITGAVEVKPSLSEAPISPQPSLLPSSDVHFQEESIDLGGESFITPEEDSHSTPSESLMDKLNDQMMESVMISDSPNNSEEDDVVPMDNLLEQFEEREEEPAAAVVKETLMEEEEEEEVEEKMDDLIGQDTTEIKIEAAMMQTSPVASSPEEPLENVKQKLTTDDQDVITVSVSAVTPEDSTPSSGSPKPEAAALEASSKETTSKDESIPVCTIFSQGSQPKAQALVPDGFQPTLIKSPSFSSGTGGSTEITPSQLAPLVCQPSPSLSKFFSDSGHVNPATDFFDSFTTSSFISISNPNAESPKSAAPPERQLSASSGSSLSTSGLTESGILTPNSFIGPTQTEASPRPLQQAPVEPAPATAPPQPFTQLQAVFSGGDDPFATALNMSEADKRYDAWLPSEETRKVLISMATQHYSQVFVERESLAMPGLKFDNLQGDAVKDLMVRLMGEQAAMKRQVLTANSVEQSFLGLKQLISTKNWRAAVDLTGRLLTAHGQGYGKAGQPSSHNTDSLQLWFVRLALLTKLSLFQNAEMELEPFGNLDQPDLYYEYYPTVYPGRRGSMVPFSMRVLHAELPQYLGKPQESLDRLHSMRTVCQTILDNLEQGLAEDGSMINLTQENRQASLQLWKSRLSRVMYAMANCLLMMKDYVLAVETYHSIVQYEPQQKVQLLSGIGRIFLQIGDIKTAEKYFLDVERASLEKGSGTTDTCVLMNRAFIYLSQNNYSEAHSSFAEVLKIDPKNPVANNNAAVCLLYLGRLKESLRQLEGLVQQDPALYLHESVLFNLTTMYELESSRSTQKKQALLESVACREGDSFNTQCLKLV, encoded by the exons ATGGACAACAACGAGACTCCTGCCCAGAGGCCAGTCACCCTTGACATCACAGGGGCAGTGGAGGTTAAACCCAGCCTGAGTGAAGCCCCTATCTCTCCTCagccatccctccttccctcctctgaTGTCCATTTCCAGGAGGAGAGCATCGACCTGGGGGGTGAGTCCTTCATCACTCCAGAGGAGGACAGCCACAGCACGCCCTCAGAGAGCCTGATGGACAAGCTCAATGACCAGATGATGGAGAGTGTCATGATCTCTGACTCCCCCAACAACAGTGAGGAGGATGATGTGGTTCCCATGGACAACCTGCTGGAGCAgtttgaggagagggaggaagagccagcagcagcagtggttaAAGAAACCttaatggaggaagaggaggaggaggaggtggaggagaaaaTGGATGATCTGATTGGACAAGACACTACTGAGATCAAGATAGAGGCAGCGATGATGCAGACAAGTCCAGTAGCCTCTAGTCCTGAGGAACCATTGGAGAATGTGAAACAGAAGCTAACCACTGATGACCAGGACGttatcactgtctctgtctctgctgtaacCCCAGAGGACAGCACCCCCAGCTCAGGCAGCCCCAAGCCGGAGGCAGCAGCCCTGGAAGCCAGCAGCAAAGAGACCACATCCAAGGATGAATCCATCCCTGTGTGCACCATATTCAGCCAGGGCAGCCAGCCCAAAGCCCAGGCCCTGGTTCCGGATGGCTTCCAGCCTACCCTCATTAAATCTCCCAGCTTCAGTAGTGGCACCGGGGGGAGCACAGAGATTACCCCCAGTCAACTGGCTCCCCTGGTCTGccagcccagccccagcctcagcaagTTCTTCTCTGACAGTGGCCATGTCAACCCGGCTACTGACTTCTTTGACTCCTTCACTACTTCCTCCTTCATCTCTATCAGCAACCCCAACGCAGAGTCCCCAAAGTCAGCCGCCCCACCCGAACGCCAGCTCTCTGCTTCCTCTGggtcctctctgtccacctctggCCTTACGGAGTCCGGCATCCTCACCCCTAACTCCTTCATTGGGCCTACCCAGACTGAAGCCTCCCCCAGGCCTCTTCAACAGGCTCCAGTAGAGCCAGCCCCGGCCACAGCCCCTCCTCAGCCCTTCACCCAGCTGCAGGCTGTGTTCTCGGGGGGAGATGACCCGTTTGCCACGGCACTGAACATGAGTGAGGCTGATAAGAGGTACGATGCCTGGCTGCCTTCTGAGGAGACCAGGAAGGTGCTGATCTCCATGGCAACGCAGCACTACAGCCAGGTGTTTGTGGAGAGGGAGAGCCTGGCCATGCCCGGACTCAAGTTTGACAACCTGCAG GGTGATGCTGTGAAGGATCTGATGGTGCGTTTAATGGGGGAGCAGGCGGCTATGAAGAGACAGGTCCTTACAGCGAACTCTGTAGAACAGTCCTTCCTGGGCCTCAAACAACTCATT AGCACGAAGAACTGGCGTGCTGCGGTGGACCTGACAGGCAGACTGCTGACAGCTCATGGTCAGGGCTACGGTAAGGCTGGCCAGCCCTCCAGCCacaacactgactcactacag CTGTGGTTTGTTCGCCTGGCCCTGCTCACCAAGCTGAGCCTGTTCCAGAACGCTGAGATGGAACTGGAGCCGTTTGGAAACCTGGACCAACCTGACCTCTACTATGAATACTATCCTACTGTATACCCTGGGAGGAGAG GCTCCATGGTTCCGTTCTCGATGCGGGTGCTGCATGCAGAGCTGCCTCAGTACCTGGGGAAACCACAGGAGTCTCTGGACAGACTACACAGCATGAGGACCGTCTGTCAGACC ATCCTGGATAACCTTGAGCAGGGCTTGGCAGAGGACGGCAGCATGATCAACCTCACCCAGGAGAACAGACAAG CATCTCTTCAGCTGTGGAAGTCTCGTCTGAGTCGGGTCATGTACGCCATGGCTAACTGTCTGCTCATGATGAAG gACTATGTTCTGGCTGTAGAGACATATCACTCCATCGTCCAGTACGAGCCTCAGCAGAAAGTACAGCTGCTGAGTGGGATAGGACGCATATTCCtgcag ATTGGAGACATTAAAACAGCCGAGAAGTATTTCCTAGATGTAGAGAGAGCCTCTCTGGAGAAGGGAAGTGGAACTACAGACACATGCGTTTTGATGAACAG GGCCTTCATCTACCTCAGTCAGAACAACTACTCAGAGGCACACTCCTCGTTCGCAGAGGTCCTAAAGATCGACCCCAAAAACCCTGTG gcGAATAACAATGCAGCAGTGTGCCTGTTGTACCTGGGCCGTCTGAAGGAGTCGCTGAGACAGCTGGAGGGCCTGGTGCAACAGGACCCGGCCCTGTACCTCCACGAGAGCGTCCTTTTCAACCTGACCACCATGTACGAGCTGGAGTCGTCCCGCTCCACCCAGAAGAAACAGGCCCTGCTGGAGTCAGTGGCCTGCCGAGAGGGAGACAGCTTCAACACACAGTGCCTCAAACTGGTGTAG
- the adi1 gene encoding acireductone dioxygenase isoform X2: MRWDLLEASRLDADIYETDPVLEKIRKDRGYSYSDIITIDKDKLPNYEDKLKMFFEEHLHLDDEIRYILDGRAYFDVRDREDRWIRIAMTKGDLITLPAGIYHRFTLTETNYTQAMRLFVGEPVWKAYNRPADEFDIRQKYVNALQCA; this comes from the exons ATGAGGTGGGATCTATTAGAAGCTAGTAgg TTAGATGCTGATATTTATGAAACAGACCCTGTGCTGGAAAAGATCCGTAAAGACAGAGGCTACTCCTACTCCGACATCATCACTATCGACAAGGACAAACTACCTAACTACGAGGACAAG CTGAAGATGTTTTTTGAGGAGCACCTTCACCTGGATGATGAGATCCGCTACATCCTGGATGGCAGGGCCTACTTTGatgtgagggacagagaggaccGCTGGATCCGCATTGCCATGACCAAGGGAGACCTGATCACTCTGCCTGCAGGCATCTACCACAGATTCACTCTGACTGAGACC AACTACACTCAAGCCATGAGACTGTTCGTGGGGGAGCCTGTATGGAAGGCCTACAATCGTCCAGCAGATGAGTTTGATATTCGCCAGAAGTATGTGAACGCTCTCCAATGTGCTTAA
- the adi1 gene encoding acireductone dioxygenase isoform X1: protein MASIEAWFMDDSDEDHRMPHKLNPNEPVSLKELENIGVFYWKLDADIYETDPVLEKIRKDRGYSYSDIITIDKDKLPNYEDKLKMFFEEHLHLDDEIRYILDGRAYFDVRDREDRWIRIAMTKGDLITLPAGIYHRFTLTETNYTQAMRLFVGEPVWKAYNRPADEFDIRQKYVNALQCA, encoded by the exons ATGGCGTCGATTGAGGCTTGGTTTATGGACGATTCTGACGAAGATCATAGGATGCCACATAAACTAAACCCAAACGAACCCGTGTCTTTGAAGGAGTTGGAAAATATTGGGGTTTTCTACTGGAAG TTAGATGCTGATATTTATGAAACAGACCCTGTGCTGGAAAAGATCCGTAAAGACAGAGGCTACTCCTACTCCGACATCATCACTATCGACAAGGACAAACTACCTAACTACGAGGACAAG CTGAAGATGTTTTTTGAGGAGCACCTTCACCTGGATGATGAGATCCGCTACATCCTGGATGGCAGGGCCTACTTTGatgtgagggacagagaggaccGCTGGATCCGCATTGCCATGACCAAGGGAGACCTGATCACTCTGCCTGCAGGCATCTACCACAGATTCACTCTGACTGAGACC AACTACACTCAAGCCATGAGACTGTTCGTGGGGGAGCCTGTATGGAAGGCCTACAATCGTCCAGCAGATGAGTTTGATATTCGCCAGAAGTATGTGAACGCTCTCCAATGTGCTTAA
- the adi1 gene encoding acireductone dioxygenase isoform X3, producing MASIEAWFMDDSDEDHRMPHKLNPNEPVSLKELENIGVFYWKLDADIYETDPVLEKIRKDRGYSYSDIITIDKDKLPNYEDKLKMFFEEHLHLDDEIRYILDGRAYFDNYTQAMRLFVGEPVWKAYNRPADEFDIRQKYVNALQCA from the exons ATGGCGTCGATTGAGGCTTGGTTTATGGACGATTCTGACGAAGATCATAGGATGCCACATAAACTAAACCCAAACGAACCCGTGTCTTTGAAGGAGTTGGAAAATATTGGGGTTTTCTACTGGAAG TTAGATGCTGATATTTATGAAACAGACCCTGTGCTGGAAAAGATCCGTAAAGACAGAGGCTACTCCTACTCCGACATCATCACTATCGACAAGGACAAACTACCTAACTACGAGGACAAG CTGAAGATGTTTTTTGAGGAGCACCTTCACCTGGATGATGAGATCCGCTACATCCTGGATGGCAGGGCCTACTTTGat AACTACACTCAAGCCATGAGACTGTTCGTGGGGGAGCCTGTATGGAAGGCCTACAATCGTCCAGCAGATGAGTTTGATATTCGCCAGAAGTATGTGAACGCTCTCCAATGTGCTTAA